From Clarias gariepinus isolate MV-2021 ecotype Netherlands chromosome 1, CGAR_prim_01v2, whole genome shotgun sequence:
GGTGCAGCCCATTGCAATGACCAGCAGCAGACCACACACCAGGCTGCCCACAGTTGCTGCGGTGATGACTTTTCGAGGCAGAGTTACAGTGCAGTTTAATTCATCAGTGCCATCCTTACAGTCGACTTGTCCATCACAGCGCCagctctcaaacacacacctgcagcaCAACAGGGACGGAGTATTAGACtcgtacacaaacacacctctaCTGCACCAGAGCTCGTAACAGGATTTCAAATCATAAAGCAGCCTTCAGGCCTGAAACGTGAATAAATAGTAAATGAACATGTTTCAACTTTATTTTCTTCatgcattttataatatttaacataGGGCTGGGCAATATGGCTAAAAACTGTATCACaatatcagtgtttcatatcggtcgatatagataattattgatatttttatgacccatttaaaataaggaccaggagaaaaatataatcacaatgaacacttctcttaacatttaaggtgcaaaatgaaagaaaatgtaagaaatgcttaataaagtgtaataaaataagtgcattttctgcttttaaagatgtttccagcagaccagcacaagacaacgacatggcgcaacccaacgtgatactgttacatgattgacgttagtgtatcactccctacgttgctaggttaccagagagcgagtgcctttgtttatgcaactgtcacgggcaaccggaagcggaccagaagactagcagttagcccttgtagcgtggacggtaaatccaaacgcggaaatagcgcgaacaggcaggataaccacgcgagtcattgtaagaactctctcacgccgagggcaagagtttacacaattataccTGCTGTTGCAGGAGAGAGGCTGATTTTACggcagctgtttacgggagtgtagtctAGTGCaggcagtgctttgtgggtaatgcagtccaatgtgcgtgaacgcggaaatgtgagatgagctggaaTATGGAGCCTGAACCTAttttcttttagtagttttttgtttgatttaaatacGGATTCCaaccggaagtttgtaatattgcCTGACAAGGcagtaaataaaagaatggaaatgcatcgactcgtttgtctttcCCATCAGTGCCATCTTGTCtacttttatacttcctgaatcGCGACCATCGTACTACTctagggtcctagtgccggtcgtggAGCAAGTgcgcatgacagcaaccaaactagcttcgcgacctctgttttcttccgacaaagaataaaaattatcgaacgtttaataaaataaaaattaagttatATCCCAACCTCTAACTTTGTCCCTTATGTTATGtgccacatttaaaaaatatatgttttgcttgtttttattccCTTGACAAATTTGTAAATTTGTCCCTTGTAAAGCCATTTTAATCTGATCAAACAACAATGGGTTTAGTGAATGTGTAGTAAATGCTGGTATGTACCATAGATCAATTAGGGCACAAGAATGTAGCCAATAGTGGTAGGAGTTGCCTGGAAGAATTATTTGTActgacacatttttaaaaagattacagtgtgtgtgaatatgtttaGATTTATATACTAAAGTGAAGATGTGTTGCCCAAGGATGCATTTCCGTAAGTTGTGTTCCATATCTTGTAAATATAAACCTGCTTCTACATTCACAGTTTATGTGAATAATTTATACTCATTAATAAAGTTAAGTGAAAAGGCACTAAACCAgttgcgcgcgcgcacacacacacacctgtcactGTCACAATGGAATGTGCCAGGCTGACACACTTTGCACTCTCGCTCGTCACTCCCGTCAGCGCAGTTCAGCTGGTAGTTGCACCTCTCTTTGATGGAATAACAGGCAGGCCGGCTGTGCGCCGTCCTCTGGAGTGCTAGTGTCCCACAGGGGAAGTACCCAGCCGGGCATCCGCCACAACCGTCCTCATCCAGACCCGTTTCTGCACAGTCCCAGTGGCCATCACAGCGCTGCTTCGACGTGTAACAGCCCCCGTCTGAGCCCTTACAGAGACCTTCCCAAGGAAGACAGTAATCAGCAATGCGGTATGTGGCATTAAAGCCCCGCCCATCAGAGGCCTCCTGTACACGGTACGTTACTGACAGCAGACCAGTAGGGGACTCCACCTCCACTGTTTTGTAATTGGATGTGTAGGTGACCTGTaatagaacaaacaaacaaaaaaaattctaaaacacTACAAAAGTAACacctcaaattaaaaaaatattattacagtCCTTTTCCCTGCACTAGTCTCAAATATCACAAAACAGCTTCCAATCTGAGAGAGGAAAGACTAGAACATGCTTTGACTGAATCACAGGGCAGCTGAAATTTTCTAGAGATGCTCAATGCATAAATGTGAGCACCCCAATTTGTCCTTTATTTACTAAACAAGGTATCTGAAATGTAAAGAACCAATGAGAAGAAAACtacatacagtggtacctcagcatacaaacACCCCACCTCAATTGTTCACCTAAAGAAGTGAAATTTTCAGCATACGAGCGGACGAACTAAGCCCCAACTGAACACCGGCTAGGTTGCGTGTACGCAAGGGAGCCATTCAAAACTtatttgcatcagtggaaagccaagcgaagtgagtttacatacttttctgtgtttttttgcatttggtgCAAGACTTTATGAAGACATTACACCACTGGTCCCAAGAAGATTAGCAaggacagtggcaagaaaaaaaagtagccACTTgaagtttcatttttaaagcagccagtgtcAAGTGAGGTTTATTGtctatttactttatattttacttcattgcatgacatttctaaatgttttgattgttttatatgaaaaaaatatataattacatataGTGTTGAaagttggtaatatttttgtgtggctggaacagattatttgcatttacattatttaggatggaaaaatgtgttttgcaataaGAATTATCGCTTTAAGAACccgaattaaatttgtatgccgaggtaacgttgtattattaattaattactcaCAGCATGTACTTTACATGTCCAGCCTTacacacaacacatttattctcAGCTGCTGCATCAcattttgctgaaaatatttcaGACTGACATATTTGCTTACATCCTTCCCTAGTTTCCTGACTTTTTGGACATTCTGTGTTCTGCATTTGGGGTAATAATGTCTAAATTATGTTTAGTGTACTTCAATTCCATGTTTAGTGTACTTTAATGTACTGATTTACCTTCTGTACTGCACTACCACtgtcagtttaattttttttttactttttgatcAGCTTGAACTTATCAGAATAAATACCAGAGTTGTTTATCACGAATACAGCCAATATATACTTCTTAGTAGCTTATTTGATGCAAATCTAGTGTGGTACTATGGTTGTTGTAATAGCAATAGGTTACTAAGTAACCcgaatgtctttatttttttatacaacaaGTAACAATTAAGTGCATCAAGAACATTCACTAACATGCATTATCTGAATGTTTTGTACTAAACAATGAATGCACACTGGTATTATActaatttaaacttttatttacccACATTGTTGTACCCATATACTCACAGTTGTAATGACGTTGCCGCCCCCACCAGGCTGGTCAGTGATGATAAGAACATCGCTAGACccaagtgccagctgttgcagCTCCAGCTTAAGTGGCCGAGAGTCCTGTGGATCCACTgaccacacacactgcattgcAGACCCAGTCAGCACTGGGGGTACAAAAGAACCATAAAAGGCCTGCAGATACCCTCCACAGGGCCCACCCTGGGCTGGAGCGGAGAGGTCAGATGCTCTGCGCCCCATCTCCACGTTGGTAACAGctgagcttgatgggttttcagATGGGACTAGTGTGGGCTCATTTTCCAGGTAAGGTTGGGCTTCAACAGGGTCACAGTCCTCCTCGTCTGAGCCGAGCTCATCGCCGTCCCCGAGGCACTCGACCTGGCCATTACAGCGCCAGGACATTGGAAGACAGCGCTCACTGTAGCACTCAAACTCACCCGGGTAACACGGACCAGtgtctggacagaattaaacattttgttataattgtcgtaaatttttattattgaagAAATAACACTATAATACACAATAGTATTTGTGCTACCTTTAATGTATGAAAGGCGGAATTGTGAAACTGAGAAGAAGTGCGGGACAAAGTGGTGCGTCACTGTAATGTTTCCCTCGTAGAACTCCTTTGGTTTGGGAAGCTCGTTTCCACAAATTGACACAGGCCGGCCTGTAGCGGTTGTCAGGCTTAGCCAGCTCCAGCCACATCTAATGAAAACCTCTGAGAaacttttaacaataaaataacaagGAAACAAAGATAAGAATGTGGAGTTAGAGCTACTCTGAGAGTTGAAAGTATTTACACTTGTATAACAAATGTAaagtaagtaatttttttaattattattattattaaacctaCATTAAATGCATCTTTCTAGCATGACAGCTGCTGGTTGAGATAATCCCTAATCTGACATAATCCTATATGTCAGATGTGTTGCAGCAagaaaagaaacgtccctttttcaggactgcgtatttcaacaataatgtcgtaaaaatccaaataactttacagatcttcattgtaaagggtttaaacaatgttttccatgcatgttcaattaaccataatcaattaattaacatgcacctgtggaatggtcgttaagaccttaacagcttacagaaagtaggaaTTTagggtcacagttctaaaaacgcaggacactaaagagacttgtctaccgactgtgaaaaacacccaaagaaagatgccctgggtccctgctcatctgcgtgaacgtgcattaggcatgctgcagggaggcatgaggactgctgatgtggctagggcaataaattacCATgcccgcactgtgagacgcctaagacagcgctacagggagacaggaaggacagctgctcatcctcgcagtggaagaccacgtgtaataACATCTGCACAGGAtctacatccgaatatcacacctgcgtgacaggtacaggatggccacaacaactgcccgagtcacaccaggaacacacaatccctccatcagtgctcagactgtccgcaataggcagtccatgaggaggagatgcactgcagtacttcaagcagctggtggctaCACCacatactgactggtacttttgattttgagcctcccttcattcagggacacattgtgaaacatttttagtttatgtcttatggtgttgacacttttagttttctaaaaactttaaaagtttactgaaagtaaaaacagttgaaagtcagaggacgtttctttttttgctgagtatattaaACATTCAACCAATTTATATGAACAAGTATAACATTAAGTTATAGATGTAATGTAAggaatttaaaaagtatttaaaaaaaaaggataaataaataaatattggataaataatataaatacatgGCCTTGGCCggaataataacattttaaacaaggtCCTTTAGATGCACTTTTGCTAGAAAttgtaaaagtttttcttttttggcagaataaattctttaaagttTGTCCTGGTAGAAATCGTTCTTATGGCATTAAAACGTGGGCAGGTCAAAAGTATATGCTTTATAGTCAGATTAGTGCTACAGTGCAGACATTTTGGAGCTTTTCTGatatgtaaatgaataaaaggaTCAGGAGTAAGCATTGACTAATTAGCTGATTAACAATAGTTACATCCTTTCTCTTCCTCATCGTGAGGTGGAAAATAAACTCACAAATTTTTAccaccagatttttaaaagttcCATCAGATTGCTCGGGTTTAAAGACATCAGATGTTTTAAATTAGGGATGTCTGGATCTTACCATACCTGACAATCACACGCTCTCCTACTGCGGAAGTGATTACCCAGCTGCAGTTCACAGGGCTAGAAGGGCCAGAGCGGGTGGAACTGTGAATTTCTCCTTGTCTTGCCTGTAGTATTTTTGAAGACTTCAAACAATGTGCTGCAAAcataatagcaatgtttttgttACACATTATCATAAGCATTTATTTCACATCTTTCCTCCCATTTAACAACACAACTGACATATTGTTTAGGATATAAATCAACTTATATAAGTATTTATATAGCCCAAGATCAATAATTTAATCTTTCTCGCAAGAGGAAGTCCACGTCTGGTttacaatgaataaataaaattacagacaCGAAACACAAAGGCAAGTTTTCACGATACAGTAAGtactaaaataaacattactgGAGTACCTATCATCGTATGAAGCAATATGACTCAGCTGTACAGAACGGGCTTTACAAAATAAAGAACTGTACAGGATGTCTAAATGTTATGACTTTATAAAATCTTATCACTCACCTGAACTGGAGGCCAGCTCCAGACTGTGAACTGGAAGGGAATAAAACCAACTTGGATGTTAGATTAAGTATTAATTACAAAGTAATTGTCTTTTTAGTTAAGTTtatttaagttaagtttattGTAATGGAACATTATCTACAAAACATcccctttaatttatttttaaacacacagaaTCATCCCTCACATTTATTATGAACACATCTGGTGTTATGTATGCATTTGCCTCATTATTTCCTCTATAAAAAGACTTCTGGGACACCCTGCAGTCACCGAGATTTTTAGATATAAAGCTGGCTAAATCCCACACcaaaagaaaatgaatcagTAAGTTTGTATGTAGCGATTAGAGTGTGACAGGCTGTGACAAAGAAAAACtgcttttacattacattacggTATATTCTTTACAAGTTTGCGGgaagcctggagcttatcccaggggactcggtacaaaagacagggtacaccctggacggggtactaatccattgcagggcacacactacagggaatttgaAAAGGCCATTATTtcttggaggaaaccagagtacccgtattaaacccaccaagcacagagagaacatgcaaacttcatggaCACAGTCCgcaggtgggaatcaaacccttgtaCCTGGAGGTCTGAGgccactgtgctaaccactgtgcTACTCTGCTATCCTGATATTAGTTATCAATCAACAATGGCAGCtggttaatatttaattatcatTAGCTTTAAATTACTGCTGTGACTCCCATGCCTGGGCCTAAAGTAGCTCTGCCATTACACCCGTATATCTGCTCTGATGTAGGGTGGAGTTTACTTTCAACAGGTCCTTAGCAAAAACAACACCTAACTAATGGACCTATCTCATTCTATCTAGCAGTCTTCACTAAATTTCGAACCGCAGTCGGGATCAAGTGACAGTTCTATCCGAaccctgatgcttttctgataaaATGAGAGAATCAGAGCCAGCAAACCTGATAGTTTCCCATGTATGGAGAAAGTGTGCGGAAGACACAGCCTGACTTACTCCAACAAAAGGAAAGTATAAAGACTGAACCTTCAATGATAATGAAAAAGATAagtatatgtttattcttccggTGAAAAGGTAAAATCCAGTTTGTCTTATCTGTTCTGAAAGCATGGagctaataaaaagcagtaaagtAAAACTATAAGATAAAACATGGATCTTTAAAGCAAACTATATCCGCAGCAGTCCAAGCTGAGGGCGTGTGAAATACCAAAAATGAGAGCGCGCTATGACAGAGCAACCAGAGTCCTTTCACATTTATTTAGAGTGCAGCAGCGGGCAAATTAAGATTCACTAAAGAGTGATTAATTATTGTTGTTTGTATTAtataaactcactcactcatcatctataccgcttaatcctgtatatagtatcatgggggcctggagcttatcccaggagacttagggcacaaggcagggtacaccctggacagggtgccaatctatcacagggcacgtgcacacacacacattcacacactacgggttaTTTGGGAActaacaccaattagcctgatctgcatgttattggactgtgggagtaaaccggagtacccaaacgaaacccaccaagcccggGCAAGACACTCAAAATCtgtgcacacagaggcgggaatcaaacccagaccctggaggtgcaaggcaacagtgttaaccactaagtcactgtgCCACCTTGTATTCCATACAAATACAAGTAAATATAGAAGGCCATCAAAAATCAGACTAGCCAAATGTTTAATTTAGTTACTGAAAATTggcaataaatattattgaaattatccaaaattttttaaattgcttattttttttgtagactTACAATGTCTATAGAGAGAGAGTTTTTGAATcctaacatacacacaaaatttGGACATCAGCCCAAAGAAAATTGCACTGACCCCCTGGACCTTTTGGGATTTTTAACTCTGTACCCCTACTCTAGAGAACAAGATCGTGACACAAGCAATACTGTATTTAGGGGATAAAGCATGCTCACCTGTCAGAAATAAAAGGCTAAAAATCCACAGGCAGTAAGGGGAATGCATGTTGATGTTCTTCCCACGGAGATTTAAAAGGTTGTATTTAATAAAACGTCAAACTAAATCATTCTCCGTGGTATAAACACTTCATGTCAGTAGATCCATCAGCTCTCAGCAGGATATCAGAGCCAAGGAGCCTCGCGCGCGCTGATTTTATCTGTAAACCAGAAACATAAAGAATTATTGAATTAAaacgaaataaataaatatgcttcCTAGCCTGTTTTCTGAACTTACATACAAACAGCATAAAAAACAAGAAGCGGTCACTCAAAAACAAGTCGTGAACAATTTCCCGTTTTGCTTCTCTTCCCAGCACTGACGTCACGCTCGCGTTTGGTTTCGACGCCAACATTAACGTTAACACTGAAACAGACCGGAAGTACgttaacaaatattaaaaatacttCGTCAGATACAATTACAGTGCGGCAAAGCGACAGTCTGTGTCTCACTAGTCGTCATAAGAAAGTTTCCATTTTGTCCTATCAAGTCAGAGACACAGCTGTCTAACACATTCCTTCGACTTTGTTAGCCAGAGAAGCTAATGCTAACCGACAGCTGCCCACTCTCTTTACTTTCCGTCCTGTCTTTCTCCTGGCggctattattattttaaaaaacgcaCACGCACCACTGGTTATAGTAATTTTCACCACATTACAGATGAATGGCCAAGTTTATACACACTGTCCAGCGCGACAATACATTTTTCATACCTTTTCGCcgtctctttttttgttgttgacatTCGCTCTCCGCCACTTCCGTGTCGTTCTGGTTACAGCGACGTGCGCGCCCACACTGACTGCAGTGACGCAATCACGTAAAACACGCCCTTCGATGGAAGGACTACGGACTGCAATTTTATCGCCACCAGAGGGCGACATTGATCTGTCTCGGTTTTATAACGCGCCATTGCAGTCTGCCCACTACAATCTGATTTAAAAGTACGTATTCACAATCTATGTCTGTTGAAGCAGTAAATAAACAGGCTACAAGCTGTTTCTTTAGCATCAAGGCTAATCTTATATTTAGTAGTTTTAGGACCAAACAAATAGCAATTGATCTAGAATTGATCTCTGTCTTTTCTGTTAAATTGACactgaaaaaaagtgaaaagaaagaaagggctATGTAAACTGTCCTGGGGGAGGACGAGACTCCCTCTCAATGCCGCACATGATAGAAGCACACCAGTGCTGAAATGATTCACTCAGATTGAATCGATTCCTAGGCAAATGCTCCTGAGAAGGCTGTGTTCCTGTGCCATGCCCTGCCAGCTAACCCAGTCTTATCAGGACATTTAGTAATGTATGAAACAGGATGTAAAAAGGTTCTGCTGTACCATTACAGCACAACACTAGTGATGGATTCACAATGCTATTACACAGTTACTGACACAGTGTTCTCAGGCaacaccaataaaaaaaatactatgaaAACGTTTTATGATCCTTTCTAAAATATTATTCAAGGAACATTTGAAACAGCAGATTATACACATCATATAGCATATATATCATATACATCAATCAGCCGTGACCTTAAAGCCACTGACAGGTGGagtaaataatattgtttttctctttacaatGGCACCTGTCTGGGTGTGTGATGGATTAGACAACAAGCGGACACTCAGATCTCAAGTCAGTGTGttggaagaataataataaacatgtgtAAGAATATGAGCGATTTCGACTAGAGATCAAATATTAATGATCAGAAGACTAGATTAGAGAAAATTTCAAAACAGCACGTCCTATAGGGTGCTGCTTTCAAATAACCAGAATTTCTTGTATCATTTAATGTCTTGAGCAATAGTTTTCCAGAGTTCCTGAATGACTTTTTGGTTCTTATTTTTGTACCCGTAATCGAcctgtttcagaggaatgttttttgtttattagacctttcagtgacctatgaatcattttctcattcattcattctctatattgcttatcctgttcagggtcatgggaaacctgaagcctatcccaggggacttggggcggAGTACACCCGGATGGGATGTCCCAAGCAcaggcacacaagcacactcacttgcacactataggcaatttggaagcACCAATTACCCTATCCTGCAAGTCTTTGGATGGTGGTAAGAAACCTGATTATtaagtatttattaattaaatttaatatgaagaaataaggggtggctcaggacttttgcacagtactgtatgagtAAAACTTAAACGTTATGTTTACATTATGTGAAAGTCCAGTCATTCTAAAGATCCACACTGGTCACTCAATTGACAAGGCCAAAGTAAAAAACGGTTCCCAGGATCTATTCTAATCTCAGGTAATTGTCTGGATGGAGTTTTGCATATGCTCTCTATATTGGTATGGGTTTCCACTGAGTTCTACAGTTTCCTCCCATCTCCAAAAAAACATGCTGATACGTGGAATAACTACTCTAAATTACTCCTGATTGTGAATGGGTGTATGAATGTGTAGGTTGACTGCACCCTGGTGCAGTGTAATCTCATGTACATGTAATGTCCTGTTTTCCAAGGACAAGATCCAGATTCACCCAGATAAAATGGTTACTGAagataaaagaataaatgaataaacaaaatgaatgaatgaatgaatgaatgaatgatctgACTATTTTCAGTATTGCTAGATATTCACTCTAGAACTCCTATAAAATGGCCCAAATGTAAGTTAATGTTTGAAGCATTTAATCCAGTAATCCATCTAGTGAAACTACCTTGCTGTAATCACTGGACTGGAATATCAATCGAGGATGTTTAGGCTTTGTGAGTCTTTGATCTGAAGTTACATAGTTGGCTTTTGGTTTCATATCCAACTGAACTTTGCTTTGTATGAACTGAATCTATTTTCGCCAGACGTGCCACAACATGCCGCCTATGTATATGTTTACTCATGTTTTACTCTGACCTTGAATGAAATTAAAGAGAATttgccaaaataaaaaagtgaaatacAAAAACCAAAACAGACTAAAATACacatgttgtacagtatttgtactGTGTTGTGCGGCACATCATGTTATGCACACCTGAAAAGTTTAGTGTTCAAAATGCTTTTATTCAAGCAATCAATTCAAACAAGAAACAtggaaaatgtttataaaataataaataaaggtatGTTACCCCCTGTGACATTAATGGAGGTTTTTAAggttacatttgggcatttggcagacgctcttatccagagcgacttacatttttatctcattacacatctgagcagttgagggtaaagggccttgctcaagggtggttgtggggtttgaacctgggatcttccgaaccgtagtccaatgccttaaccactgagctacccctggcctctTCACGTTCTTCATGTGCAGTAATGCAGATTTGCTTTCtacagagcagtgtgtgtgaattGTATTACTGAAGTCTATACAGTGTTGCCAAACAGCTAGAGGTCACACGACTTACTTGACACAAATAGAAAGAGGatgcacattatttttaatctgtCCAGTAAATTTTGTCTAATAAGGGAAATAATGGCGGAAACACATATATAGCCTGGGAATTTACCCAGTATTGCATTTTACCTGAGGTCATGGAAACCTACTGATGTTGAGTGCGTTTTCTGCACAGTCTGTTCAGTTGACCGGATGCGGGTTCAGTGATGGTGAATCAGATGTTTGATTCAGTCCGGAAAGAATCGGATCAGTGAAGTGACTCGTGGTGGCTCCATCACTACAGAGAACCACGTCTGcagctcctcacacacacacacacacgcgcgcgcgtgAGCCACCAGTGCTGGAGGACAAAAGAGAGAGATTCGGACAGGATGAGACACGACTGCGTTTAGACTCCAGAGAGACATGTGTGTGCAGATCTCCGCTCCCGACCTTGTGTTTCTCCACAGAGTCTTTCTGCGCGCTGAGCTTTAAAGCGCTATTGTTACTCCAGTTTGTAGAGTTTATTAACAGCCTTGAGGCGTTTTTCCaaagtttctttattttttttgttaaagggGGGTTTGGAACAAACGAGGACGCTTTTCAAAAGTTTTAATTCCAAGTTTTGGAATTCTCTGGCTCAGGAAGAAAAGAAGTGAGAAGAAGGAACGCGGGTGTGTTTGGGTTCAGGGCGCGTGTGGAGGTCAGTGTGTGAGTTAGTGTGTAGTTCTGGGGGCTCGGGATGGTCACTTGGTCTGTGCTGTGGCTGGCACTCACTGCCCTGGGGGTGAGCAGTGACAAAGAAGTGCGACCAGAGGTGAGGattctccaacacacacacacacacacacacacactttaaactgGCCCAATTGCACGTCTAGTTGCAGCTGTGTGTGATGAGGATGCATGTGTTTTCATTTTGCACACAGAACAGACATAAATCTGATGAAACATTTGCCATTAGACTGTATCAAATGTGCACATAATATATGATCTGGATgagga
This genomic window contains:
- the lrp10 gene encoding low-density lipoprotein receptor-related protein 10 is translated as MHSPYCLWIFSLLFLTVHSLELASSSAHCLKSSKILQARQGEIHSSTRSGPSSPVNCSWVITSAVGERVIVSFSEVFIRCGWSWLSLTTATGRPVSICGNELPKPKEFYEGNITVTHHFVPHFFSVSQFRLSYIKDTGPCYPGEFECYSERCLPMSWRCNGQVECLGDGDELGSDEEDCDPVEAQPYLENEPTLVPSENPSSSAVTNVEMGRRASDLSAPAQGGPCGGYLQAFYGSFVPPVLTGSAMQCVWSVDPQDSRPLKLELQQLALGSSDVLIITDQPGGGGNVITTVTYTSNYKTVEVESPTGLLSVTYRVQEASDGRGFNATYRIADYCLPWEGLCKGSDGGCYTSKQRCDGHWDCAETGLDEDGCGGCPAGYFPCGTLALQRTAHSRPACYSIKERCNYQLNCADGSDERECKVCQPGTFHCDSDRCVFESWRCDGQVDCKDGTDELNCTVTLPRKVITAATVGSLVCGLLLVIAMGCTCKLYSLRTREYSLFAPITRQEAEFIQQQAPPSYGQLIAQGIIPPVEDFPTENPNEPTSLSLRGLLQILRQDNISSPRRRRRPRIVRRAIRRLRRWGLISRPTSRSTQTTSSPTEQTETGSAGQEPRQSGPTSSAVPRETTDQPLPQKVSLSQQTEQEQQADATLSLSPSPPPPPPPPTSHPTTPPSVQPADAPETRQTPPVTVAPSSPSLASLFHSLGLSISRFRPSSSPTALPLSSSPSFSTSSSEDEVLLIPLSDDTTSEDDVPMLT